A single genomic interval of Sphaerodactylus townsendi isolate TG3544 linkage group LG08, MPM_Stown_v2.3, whole genome shotgun sequence harbors:
- the SLC16A14 gene encoding monocarboxylate transporter 14 isoform X2 has translation MGQLPEHGYYSHCPFIGLFINTCGCRKTAITGGILNAFGWILSSYASNVYYLFFTFGVTAGIGSGMVYLPAVVMVGEYFQKRRALAQGLSTTGTGFGAFLMTILLKYLCVEFGWRGAMIIHGAICLNLCVCGALMRPIYYKEETTEKEINSSKSQSHSKVLSCSAETLTCNGVLCEEEKDSQSKDPKPGSLPALGSKNTTQLGKNAYVLCILKTVSQLTVSVRKGFQTWYANYFGAASLFSNRMFAAFVFWALFAYSTFVIPFIHLPEIVKQYNLSRQNDIFPLTSIIAIVHIFGKVILGIISDLPCVSTWNVFMAANFTLVICILILPLMHTYVGLAVVCALIGFSSGYFSLMPVVTEDLVGIKHLANAYGIIICANGISALLGPPFAGWIYDLTQKYDFSFYICGMLYMVGILSLFIQPCIGKKKTATEKVIENGKI, from the exons ATGGGTCAGCTCCCTGAGCATGGGTATTACTCTCATT GTCCTTTTATTGGTTTATTCATTAACACCTGTGGATGCCGGAAAACTGCAATAACTGGAGGAATCTTGAATGCCTTTGGGTGGATATTAAGTTCCTATGCCTCAAATGTCTATTACCTCTTTTTTACATTTGGAGTTACAGCTG GTATTGGGAGTGGCATGGTATACTTGCCTGCtgtggtcatggtgggagaaTATTTTCAGAAGAGAAGAGCCCTTGCTCAGGGACTCAGTACAACTGGGACTGGATTTGGTGCTTTCCTGATGACAATTCTGCTGAAATATCTTTGTGTGGAGTTTGGCTGGAGGGGTGCAATGATCATCCACGGTGCTATTTGTCTGAACCTGTGTGTTTGTGGAGCACTCATGCGACCCATTTATTACAAGGAAGAAACCACTGAAAAAGAGATAAACAGCAGCAAAAGTCAGAGTCACTCGAAAGTGCTGTCCTGCTCAGCAGAAACACTGACCTGTAATGGAGTTctgtgtgaagaagaaaaagactcaCAAAGTAAAGATCCTAAGCCTGGCAGTCTTCCAGCCTTGGGAAGCAAAAATACAACCCAACTTGGGAAGAATGCCTATGTCCTTTGCATTCTGAAGACAGTAAGCCAACTGACTGTTTCAGTCCGGAAGGGCTTTCAGACCTGGTATGCAAATTACTTTGGAGCAGCGTCCCTCTTCAGCAACAGAATGTTTGCAGCCTTTGTATTTTGGGCCTTGTTCGCATACAGCACCTTTGTTATCCCATTTATCCATCTTCCAGAAATAGTGAAACAGTATAACCTGTCTAGGCAGAATGACATCTTTCCCTTGACCTCAATTATTgccattgttcatatttttggTAAGGTCATCCTTGGAATCATTTCTGATTTGCCCTGTGTCAGTACTTGGAATGTCTTCATGGCAGCTAACTTTACCCTTGTCATCTGCATTCTTATTTTGCCATTAATGCATACCTATGTTGGACTGGCAGTGGTCTGTGCCCTAATAGGCTTTTCCAGTGGATATTTTTCCCTCATGCCTGTTGTCACTGAAGATTTGGTGGGGATTAAGCACCTTGCAAATGCCTATGGAATAATAATTTGTGCCAATGGGATATCAGCACTGCTTGGACCACCGTTTGCAG GCTGGATTTATGATCTCACCCAGAAATATGACTTTTCTTTCTACATATGTGGTATGCTTTACATGGTGGGAATTCTGTCATTATTCATCCAACCTTGTATtgggaaaaaaaagacagcaacagaaaaagtaattgaaaatggaaaaatataa
- the SLC16A14 gene encoding monocarboxylate transporter 14 isoform X1, giving the protein MYASHEDIGCDCEDGSKLGEKKMKSDPNIDGGWAWMIVFSSFLVHVLIMGSQMALGVLNMEWLEEFSQSRGLTAWVSSLSMGITLIVGPFIGLFINTCGCRKTAITGGILNAFGWILSSYASNVYYLFFTFGVTAGIGSGMVYLPAVVMVGEYFQKRRALAQGLSTTGTGFGAFLMTILLKYLCVEFGWRGAMIIHGAICLNLCVCGALMRPIYYKEETTEKEINSSKSQSHSKVLSCSAETLTCNGVLCEEEKDSQSKDPKPGSLPALGSKNTTQLGKNAYVLCILKTVSQLTVSVRKGFQTWYANYFGAASLFSNRMFAAFVFWALFAYSTFVIPFIHLPEIVKQYNLSRQNDIFPLTSIIAIVHIFGKVILGIISDLPCVSTWNVFMAANFTLVICILILPLMHTYVGLAVVCALIGFSSGYFSLMPVVTEDLVGIKHLANAYGIIICANGISALLGPPFAGWIYDLTQKYDFSFYICGMLYMVGILSLFIQPCIGKKKTATEKVIENGKI; this is encoded by the exons ATGTATGCCAGTCATGAAGATATTGGTTGTGATTGTGAAGATGGTTCGAAACTTGGGGAGAAGAAGATGAAGTCAGACCCAAACATTGATGGAGGATGGGCATGGATGATTGTATTTTCATCTTTCCTGGTACATGTACTCATCATGGGATCACAAATGGCCCTTGGAGTTCTCAACATGGAATGGCTTGAAGAATTCAGCCAAAGTCGAGGCCTCACAGCATGGGTCAGCTCCCTGAGCATGGGTATTACTCTCATTGTAG GTCCTTTTATTGGTTTATTCATTAACACCTGTGGATGCCGGAAAACTGCAATAACTGGAGGAATCTTGAATGCCTTTGGGTGGATATTAAGTTCCTATGCCTCAAATGTCTATTACCTCTTTTTTACATTTGGAGTTACAGCTG GTATTGGGAGTGGCATGGTATACTTGCCTGCtgtggtcatggtgggagaaTATTTTCAGAAGAGAAGAGCCCTTGCTCAGGGACTCAGTACAACTGGGACTGGATTTGGTGCTTTCCTGATGACAATTCTGCTGAAATATCTTTGTGTGGAGTTTGGCTGGAGGGGTGCAATGATCATCCACGGTGCTATTTGTCTGAACCTGTGTGTTTGTGGAGCACTCATGCGACCCATTTATTACAAGGAAGAAACCACTGAAAAAGAGATAAACAGCAGCAAAAGTCAGAGTCACTCGAAAGTGCTGTCCTGCTCAGCAGAAACACTGACCTGTAATGGAGTTctgtgtgaagaagaaaaagactcaCAAAGTAAAGATCCTAAGCCTGGCAGTCTTCCAGCCTTGGGAAGCAAAAATACAACCCAACTTGGGAAGAATGCCTATGTCCTTTGCATTCTGAAGACAGTAAGCCAACTGACTGTTTCAGTCCGGAAGGGCTTTCAGACCTGGTATGCAAATTACTTTGGAGCAGCGTCCCTCTTCAGCAACAGAATGTTTGCAGCCTTTGTATTTTGGGCCTTGTTCGCATACAGCACCTTTGTTATCCCATTTATCCATCTTCCAGAAATAGTGAAACAGTATAACCTGTCTAGGCAGAATGACATCTTTCCCTTGACCTCAATTATTgccattgttcatatttttggTAAGGTCATCCTTGGAATCATTTCTGATTTGCCCTGTGTCAGTACTTGGAATGTCTTCATGGCAGCTAACTTTACCCTTGTCATCTGCATTCTTATTTTGCCATTAATGCATACCTATGTTGGACTGGCAGTGGTCTGTGCCCTAATAGGCTTTTCCAGTGGATATTTTTCCCTCATGCCTGTTGTCACTGAAGATTTGGTGGGGATTAAGCACCTTGCAAATGCCTATGGAATAATAATTTGTGCCAATGGGATATCAGCACTGCTTGGACCACCGTTTGCAG GCTGGATTTATGATCTCACCCAGAAATATGACTTTTCTTTCTACATATGTGGTATGCTTTACATGGTGGGAATTCTGTCATTATTCATCCAACCTTGTATtgggaaaaaaaagacagcaacagaaaaagtaattgaaaatggaaaaatataa